One window from the genome of Pseudomonas frederiksbergensis encodes:
- the cspD gene encoding cold shock domain-containing protein CspD, with the protein MSGTTSARVKGKVKWFNNAKGYGFIIQDGNDEDLFAHFSAIQMDGYKTLKAGQPVTFCMVQGPKGTHAVGICPVAVEAEGTACSEMPEPTKVRLKPRVTEDH; encoded by the coding sequence ATGTCAGGTACCACCAGTGCGCGAGTCAAGGGAAAGGTCAAATGGTTCAACAACGCCAAGGGCTACGGCTTCATTATCCAAGACGGGAACGACGAGGATCTCTTCGCTCATTTCTCTGCCATTCAGATGGACGGTTATAAAACCCTGAAGGCAGGCCAGCCGGTGACGTTCTGCATGGTACAGGGGCCAAAGGGTACGCATGCCGTTGGAATCTGCCCGGTCGCCGTCGAAGCCGAGGGGACTGCGTGCAGCGAAATGCCAGAGCCCACCAAGGTCCGCCTCAAGCCGCGGGTCACCGAAGATCACTAG
- the clpS gene encoding ATP-dependent Clp protease adapter ClpS — translation MHAISQIRLTFNQDRPDQHDDDSAGIAVQESKPALQAPPMYKVVLFNDDYTPMDFVVEVLEVFFNLNRELATKVMLAVHTEGRAVCGVFTRDIAETKAMQVNQYARESQHPLLCEIEKDG, via the coding sequence ATGCATGCAATCAGCCAGATTCGACTAACATTCAATCAGGATCGCCCGGATCAACATGACGACGATTCAGCGGGCATTGCTGTTCAGGAATCAAAGCCCGCTTTACAGGCTCCACCGATGTACAAGGTGGTTTTGTTCAACGATGACTACACACCGATGGATTTCGTCGTCGAAGTGCTCGAGGTGTTTTTCAACCTGAATCGTGAGCTGGCGACCAAGGTCATGCTGGCCGTTCATACAGAGGGACGGGCAGTATGTGGTGTGTTTACCCGCGACATCGCGGAGACCAAGGCCATGCAGGTCAACCAGTACGCCCGGGAAAGCCAGCATCCGCTACTCTGTGAAATCGAGAAGGACGGTTAA
- the clpA gene encoding ATP-dependent Clp protease ATP-binding subunit ClpA, translated as MLNRELEVTLNLAFKEARSKRHEFMTVEHLLLALLDNEAAATVLRACGANLDKLKHDLQEFIDSTTPLIPVHDEDRETQPTLGFQRVLQRAVFHVQSSGKREVTGANVLVAIFSEQESQAVFLLKQQSVARIDVVNYIAHGISKVPGHGDHSEGEQDMQDDEGGESSSSGNPLDAYASNLNELARQGRIDPLVGREAEVERVAQILARRRKNNPLLVGEAGVGKTAIAEGLAKRIVDNQVPDLLANSVVYSLDLGALLAGTKYRGDFEKRFKALLGELKKRPQAILFIDEIHTIIGAGAASGGVMDASNLLKPLLSSGDIRCIGSTTFQEFRGIFEKDRALARRFQKVDVSEPSVEDTIGILRGLKGRFELHHSIEYSDEALRAAAELASRYINDRHMPDKAIDVIDEAGAYQRLQPIENRVKRIEVPQVEDIVAKIARIPPKHVTSSDKELLRNLERDLKLTVFGQDAAIDSLSTAIKLSRAGLKSPDKPVGSFLFAGPTGVGKTEAARQLAKALGIELVRFDMSEYMERHTVSRLIGAPPGYVGFDQGGLLTEAITKQPHCVLLLDEIEKAHPEVFNLLLQVMDHGTLTDNNGRKADFRNVIIIMTTNAGAETAARASIGFTHQDHSSDAMEVIKKSFTPEFRNRLDTIIQFGRLSHEVIKSVVDKFLTELQAQLEDKRVLLEVTDAARSWLAEGGYDVTMGARPMARLIQDKIKRPLAEEILFGELAEHGGVVHIDIKDGELTFDFETTAEMA; from the coding sequence ATGTTAAACCGCGAGCTCGAAGTCACCCTCAATCTTGCCTTCAAGGAGGCTCGTTCGAAGCGTCATGAATTCATGACCGTCGAGCACCTGCTGTTGGCCCTATTGGATAATGAGGCTGCCGCCACCGTTTTGCGTGCCTGCGGCGCGAACCTCGACAAACTCAAGCACGATTTGCAGGAGTTCATCGACTCCACCACGCCGTTGATCCCCGTTCACGACGAGGACCGCGAAACCCAGCCGACCCTGGGCTTCCAGCGTGTGCTGCAGCGTGCTGTCTTTCACGTGCAGAGCTCGGGCAAGCGCGAAGTCACCGGGGCCAACGTGCTGGTGGCCATCTTCAGCGAGCAGGAAAGCCAGGCGGTATTCCTGCTCAAGCAACAGAGCGTTGCGCGCATCGATGTCGTCAACTACATCGCCCATGGCATCTCGAAAGTGCCTGGGCATGGCGATCATTCCGAAGGTGAACAGGACATGCAGGACGATGAGGGCGGTGAGTCTTCTTCATCAGGCAATCCGCTGGACGCATATGCCAGCAACCTGAACGAACTGGCCCGCCAGGGCCGTATCGACCCGCTGGTCGGACGCGAGGCGGAAGTCGAGCGCGTGGCACAGATCCTCGCGCGGCGCCGCAAGAACAACCCACTGCTGGTGGGCGAGGCTGGGGTGGGCAAGACCGCCATCGCCGAAGGCCTGGCCAAGCGCATCGTCGACAACCAGGTGCCGGACCTGCTGGCCAATAGCGTGGTGTATTCCCTCGACCTGGGTGCCTTGCTGGCCGGTACCAAATACCGTGGTGACTTCGAGAAGCGCTTCAAGGCGCTGCTCGGCGAGCTGAAGAAGCGCCCGCAGGCGATCCTGTTCATCGACGAGATCCACACCATCATCGGTGCGGGTGCTGCGTCCGGTGGCGTCATGGATGCCTCGAACCTGCTCAAGCCGCTGCTGTCCTCGGGTGATATCCGTTGCATTGGCTCGACCACGTTCCAGGAGTTCCGCGGCATCTTCGAGAAGGACCGTGCCCTGGCGCGGCGTTTCCAGAAAGTCGACGTGTCGGAGCCCTCGGTGGAAGACACCATTGGTATCCTGCGCGGCCTGAAAGGACGTTTCGAGCTGCACCACAGCATCGAATACAGTGATGAAGCGTTGCGCGCTGCTGCCGAGCTGGCGTCGCGCTACATCAATGATCGGCACATGCCGGACAAGGCCATCGACGTCATCGACGAGGCGGGTGCCTACCAGCGCCTGCAGCCGATCGAAAATCGCGTCAAGCGCATCGAGGTGCCGCAAGTCGAGGACATCGTCGCGAAAATCGCGCGGATTCCGCCAAAACACGTCACCAGCTCCGACAAGGAACTGCTGCGTAACCTGGAGCGCGACCTGAAGCTGACGGTGTTCGGCCAGGACGCGGCCATCGACTCGCTGTCGACCGCGATCAAGCTGTCTCGCGCCGGGCTGAAGTCGCCAGACAAGCCGGTCGGTTCGTTCCTGTTTGCCGGGCCTACCGGTGTCGGCAAGACCGAGGCGGCGCGGCAGTTGGCAAAGGCGCTGGGGATCGAGCTGGTTCGCTTTGACATGTCCGAGTACATGGAGCGCCACACCGTATCGCGTCTGATCGGTGCGCCTCCGGGATATGTCGGTTTCGACCAGGGCGGGCTCCTGACCGAGGCGATTACCAAGCAACCTCACTGTGTGCTGTTGCTCGACGAAATCGAGAAGGCGCATCCGGAAGTCTTCAACCTGCTGCTGCAGGTCATGGACCACGGTACCTTGACCGACAACAACGGGCGAAAGGCGGACTTCCGCAACGTGATCATCATCATGACCACCAACGCGGGTGCCGAGACGGCCGCGCGCGCTTCGATCGGTTTCACCCATCAGGACCACTCGTCCGATGCGATGGAAGTGATCAAGAAGAGCTTCACGCCTGAGTTCCGCAACCGCCTGGACACCATTATCCAGTTCGGTCGCCTCAGCCATGAGGTCATCAAGAGCGTGGTGGACAAGTTCCTTACCGAACTTCAGGCGCAGCTCGAAGACAAGCGCGTGTTGCTGGAAGTCACCGATGCGGCGCGCAGCTGGCTGGCGGAAGGTGGCTACGACGTGACGATGGGCGCCCGGCCGATGGCTCGCTTGATCCAGGACAAGATCAAGCGTCCGCTGGCCGAGGAGATCCTGTTTGGCGAACTGGCCGAACATGGCGGTGTGGTTCACATCGACATCAAGGACGGCGAGCTGACCTTCGACTTCGAAACCACCGCCGAAATGGCTTGA
- the infA gene encoding translation initiation factor IF-1 yields the protein MSKEDSFEMEGTVVDTLPNTMFRVELENGHVVTAHISGKMRKNYIRILTGDKVRVELTPYDLSKGRITYRAR from the coding sequence ATGTCGAAAGAAGACAGCTTCGAAATGGAAGGCACTGTCGTCGACACCCTGCCCAACACCATGTTTCGTGTGGAGTTGGAAAATGGGCACGTCGTAACCGCGCATATCTCCGGCAAGATGCGCAAGAACTACATTCGTATTCTTACCGGTGACAAAGTGCGCGTCGAGCTGACGCCCTATGACTTGAGCAAAGGGCGCATCACTTACCGCGCTCGCTAA
- a CDS encoding arginyltransferase: MTELARLKFYATQPHSCSYLPEEQATTLFLDPSQPMDVHVYADLSEMGFRRSGDHLYRPHCQHCNACVPARIPVARFTPNRQQKRIFKRNADVQVRPAKPQFSEEYFDLYQRYIEQRHADGDMYPPSRDQFSTFLVRDLPFSRFYEFRLEGRLVAIAVTDLLPNGLSAVYTFYEPDEEKRSLGRFAILWQINECRRLGLEAVYLGYWIKNCKKMNYKTQYRPIELLINQRWVVLN, from the coding sequence ATGACCGAGTTGGCGCGCTTGAAGTTCTATGCCACTCAACCTCACTCATGCAGCTACCTGCCCGAGGAGCAGGCCACGACCCTGTTTCTCGATCCCAGCCAGCCCATGGACGTGCATGTCTATGCCGACCTGTCGGAGATGGGTTTTCGTCGCAGCGGCGATCACCTCTACCGGCCCCATTGCCAGCATTGCAACGCGTGCGTCCCGGCGCGCATTCCCGTGGCCCGCTTCACCCCCAACCGACAGCAGAAGCGCATTTTCAAGCGCAACGCCGATGTGCAGGTACGCCCAGCCAAACCGCAGTTCAGCGAAGAATATTTCGACCTGTACCAGCGCTACATCGAACAGCGCCACGCCGACGGCGACATGTACCCGCCCAGCCGGGACCAGTTTTCGACCTTCCTGGTGCGCGACCTGCCGTTTTCACGTTTCTATGAGTTCCGCCTCGAGGGCCGGCTGGTGGCCATCGCCGTCACCGACCTGCTGCCCAACGGCTTGTCGGCGGTCTACACCTTTTATGAGCCCGACGAGGAAAAACGCAGCCTGGGACGCTTTGCCATCCTCTGGCAGATCAATGAATGTCGGCGCCTGGGCCTGGAAGCGGTGTACCTGGGGTACTGGATCAAGAATTGCAAAAAAATGAACTACAAGACCCAATATCGGCCCATTGAATTGCTGATCAACCAGCGGTGGGTTGTCCTGAACTAA